A DNA window from Chryseobacterium sp. MEBOG06 contains the following coding sequences:
- a CDS encoding DUF5689 domain-containing protein — MKNIYFKAAFFSAISMLTLSSCVKSDDYEVPAIQCTNKFAAANHQLSELATIAKPKPAEADIIKDDFIVEAYVSSSDESGNIYKMMFLQDKPENPTQGIEIDIDGGNQYLDFPTGALVRINLKGLIVQASNGNIKVGSYDPSYSVGRINPNKVSNYMARVCDGQKPVVAVMKPLEFNSIADALKNGAHINQLVKIKNVQYEDAELGKTFGDESATGDRYITDKKAGRLDLRFSNYATFAKSPISPTYAKSGDIVLLLSRYTSPSNPTTPTFTEQAYIRNLSDMNFPNARFNPGEPEAPSATAVNLFAGSDFENWPSFLSTLNSFGLMPYASQGINLGYNGTNSLQIKGTPANNDYVFTSVAATGIPAVPKRITMYIKGVATGKSLSFNVYKTNGTFYSFNLGTFATGATLISESANSYTGSINTNGQWRLVELTLTGLADLNVTAGKTMFALKTGSNGNYDIQIDNIKIE; from the coding sequence ATGAAAAATATATATTTTAAAGCGGCCTTTTTTAGTGCCATTTCCATGCTGACATTATCGTCTTGTGTAAAATCCGATGATTATGAAGTGCCGGCAATCCAATGTACAAACAAGTTTGCAGCAGCTAATCACCAGTTATCAGAACTTGCAACTATTGCTAAGCCAAAACCAGCTGAAGCTGATATCATTAAAGATGATTTCATCGTTGAAGCTTATGTTTCTTCAAGTGATGAATCAGGAAACATTTACAAAATGATGTTCCTTCAGGATAAGCCTGAAAATCCTACCCAAGGTATTGAAATTGATATTGACGGTGGAAACCAGTATCTTGACTTCCCAACGGGAGCTCTGGTTAGAATTAACCTTAAAGGACTTATCGTTCAGGCTTCTAATGGAAATATCAAAGTAGGTTCTTATGACCCTAGTTACTCTGTAGGAAGAATCAATCCAAACAAAGTGTCAAATTACATGGCAAGAGTTTGTGATGGACAGAAGCCTGTAGTAGCAGTAATGAAGCCGTTAGAGTTTAACAGTATTGCAGATGCTCTTAAAAATGGTGCACACATCAACCAGCTTGTAAAAATCAAAAACGTTCAGTACGAAGATGCAGAACTGGGAAAAACTTTTGGTGACGAAAGTGCTACAGGAGACCGTTATATTACGGATAAAAAAGCGGGTAGACTAGATCTTCGTTTCAGTAACTATGCAACATTTGCGAAGTCTCCGATTTCTCCTACGTATGCTAAAAGTGGTGATATCGTTCTTCTTTTAAGCCGTTATACGAGTCCAAGTAACCCAACAACTCCAACGTTTACAGAGCAGGCTTATATCAGAAATCTTAGTGATATGAACTTCCCTAATGCAAGATTTAACCCGGGAGAGCCAGAAGCTCCGTCAGCTACTGCCGTTAACCTTTTTGCAGGATCTGATTTTGAAAACTGGCCATCTTTCCTATCTACTTTAAATAGCTTTGGGCTTATGCCTTATGCATCTCAAGGTATTAATCTGGGGTACAACGGTACAAACTCCCTTCAGATTAAAGGTACACCTGCCAATAATGACTATGTATTTACATCAGTTGCTGCTACCGGAATACCTGCTGTTCCAAAGAGAATTACAATGTACATTAAAGGTGTAGCGACAGGAAAATCACTTTCTTTCAACGTATATAAAACGAATGGTACTTTCTATTCATTCAACTTAGGAACATTTGCTACAGGTGCTACACTAATTTCAGAAAGTGCTAACTCATATACTGGATCCATCAATACAAACGGACAGTGGAGATTAGTAGAACTTACGCTTACAGGTCTTGCCGATCTTAACGTAACCGCTGGAAAAACTATGTTTGCTTTAAAAACAGGATCAAATGGAAACTATGATATTCAGATTGATAATATCAAAATTGAGTAA
- a CDS encoding carboxypeptidase-like regulatory domain-containing protein: protein MIKKLSLISLFTLLPASYYFAQTTVFAYLKDADGKPVEQASVDLKGAGNDVKADKIGYFQFADLMPGHYQIMVTKSNFETKILEFDVITNEKKKDLGVITLYSALTNADQGLAIVEDSGESDNGGQQTATVGLLQSSQDIFNRIASFDLGQYWFRPRGIDSRTGENMINGVSMAAADNGDVDFSTWGGLNEITRYPEISANHAPSEYAFGGTTGVFYKNTKASEYRKGSQLTYSLTNRNYNNRLSYRFSSGMNKNGWAFTGMIARRWAQEGIQDGTSYDAYSGYIGVEKKFSDSHTMTFNAIGSKYARSSSSPNTQEVYDFRGVHYNSYWGWQDGEKRNERVRRGFQPMLQLQDFWKINKNSQLWTSVSYQFGKEYSSRLDWYRANNPSPTYYRNLPSYWLNYNNPAPSQAENIGFWRDKWTNNDEKYTQINWDNLYNANRNVEYSSVFGGRRAAYYLVDDVKDDKVWNASTHYTYNFSDTSRFILNVSYQNYRSEQYREVNDLLGADFALNMDPFASNTTAGNVWGQYNTKEDVGSVAKREGDRIGYSYIFRRQEVKINPAFKFATGKFDVFVSGLFGYTNNSREGQFQHYLYPSSYGKGEDKNFWNAGIKGQVTYKINGRNFLVYNGAYFSQSPFLNDIYFNTRVSGVTTPGIKNVVIDANDLSYVISTPILKVRLTGYLVNTQNETSVQRYFAQGVKLTTLTESGDQTPIQDGAFITQVLAGANKRNMGIELGAQVKVTPTLTASGLLSVGQYTYTNNPTVYFASDAVGTFRELDGNGNIVSRSYTNMGEATLKNYRQGGTPQEAYTLGLRYSSPKYWWVGATWNYFGHSFLDPSPVTRTARFYTNPNTPGVPYDNVTEEELARVLTPTKLPSAFFFNVNAGKSWMIGKYYVLVSASVNNILNNRNYITGGFEQTRNVNYKDYANDYDSGNMVFAPKYWYNQGRSYFVNLQFRF from the coding sequence ATGATTAAAAAACTATCATTAATCTCTTTATTCACTTTGCTGCCTGCGTCCTATTATTTTGCGCAGACGACAGTGTTTGCGTATCTTAAGGATGCGGATGGGAAACCTGTTGAACAGGCAAGCGTGGATTTAAAAGGAGCAGGAAATGATGTAAAGGCGGACAAAATCGGATACTTCCAATTTGCTGATTTGATGCCCGGACATTATCAGATTATGGTTACAAAATCAAATTTTGAAACTAAAATTTTAGAATTTGATGTAATTACTAATGAGAAAAAGAAAGATCTTGGAGTAATTACTCTTTATTCGGCATTAACTAATGCAGATCAGGGCTTAGCTATTGTAGAAGACTCTGGTGAGAGTGATAATGGAGGACAGCAAACTGCAACAGTAGGGCTGCTTCAATCTTCTCAGGATATATTCAACAGAATTGCAAGCTTTGACCTTGGACAGTACTGGTTCCGTCCAAGAGGAATTGACAGCAGAACCGGAGAAAATATGATTAATGGAGTCTCTATGGCCGCTGCAGACAACGGAGACGTTGATTTCAGCACATGGGGTGGATTAAATGAAATTACCCGTTATCCGGAAATTTCTGCTAATCATGCTCCCTCTGAATATGCTTTTGGGGGAACTACAGGTGTGTTTTATAAAAATACTAAAGCAAGTGAGTACAGAAAAGGAAGTCAGCTGACTTACTCTCTGACAAACAGAAATTATAATAACAGATTGTCTTACAGATTCTCTTCCGGGATGAACAAAAACGGATGGGCATTTACTGGGATGATTGCAAGAAGATGGGCCCAGGAAGGTATTCAGGATGGAACTTCTTATGATGCATACAGTGGCTATATCGGTGTTGAGAAAAAATTCAGCGACAGCCATACCATGACGTTTAATGCTATTGGTTCTAAATATGCGAGAAGTTCTTCCAGTCCAAATACTCAGGAAGTATATGATTTCAGAGGAGTTCATTACAACTCCTATTGGGGATGGCAAGATGGAGAGAAAAGAAATGAAAGGGTAAGAAGAGGTTTCCAGCCCATGCTTCAGCTGCAGGATTTCTGGAAAATCAATAAAAATTCCCAGTTATGGACTTCAGTTTCTTACCAGTTTGGAAAAGAATATAGTTCAAGATTAGATTGGTACAGAGCCAATAACCCATCACCTACCTATTACCGTAATTTGCCAAGTTATTGGTTGAATTATAATAATCCGGCTCCATCACAGGCAGAAAATATCGGCTTCTGGAGAGACAAATGGACTAATAATGACGAAAAATATACACAGATCAACTGGGATAATCTTTATAATGCCAACAGAAATGTGGAATACAGTTCTGTGTTTGGCGGAAGAAGAGCTGCCTACTATCTTGTGGATGATGTAAAAGATGATAAAGTATGGAATGCATCTACTCACTATACTTATAACTTCAGTGATACTTCACGTTTTATTTTAAACGTATCTTATCAGAATTACAGATCTGAGCAGTACAGAGAGGTAAACGATTTATTAGGGGCCGATTTTGCTCTGAATATGGACCCGTTTGCATCCAACACAACTGCCGGAAATGTTTGGGGGCAGTACAATACGAAAGAAGACGTTGGTTCTGTTGCAAAGAGAGAAGGTGACAGAATTGGATATAGCTATATTTTCAGAAGACAGGAAGTTAAAATAAACCCGGCATTTAAATTTGCAACAGGGAAATTTGATGTCTTTGTTTCCGGATTATTCGGATATACCAATAACAGCAGAGAAGGGCAGTTCCAACATTACCTATATCCTTCATCTTATGGAAAAGGAGAAGACAAAAACTTCTGGAATGCAGGTATCAAAGGGCAGGTTACTTATAAAATCAATGGTAGGAACTTCTTGGTTTATAATGGAGCATACTTTTCACAGTCTCCGTTCTTAAATGATATTTATTTCAATACAAGAGTAAGTGGTGTTACTACTCCGGGTATCAAAAACGTTGTGATCGATGCTAATGATCTGAGTTATGTAATTTCTACTCCGATTCTTAAAGTTAGATTAACAGGTTACCTTGTTAATACTCAGAATGAAACAAGTGTACAGAGATATTTTGCACAAGGCGTTAAGTTGACGACACTCACTGAAAGCGGAGATCAGACTCCTATTCAGGATGGTGCTTTCATCACGCAGGTACTTGCAGGAGCAAACAAAAGAAATATGGGGATTGAACTTGGAGCTCAGGTGAAAGTTACCCCTACTTTAACGGCTAGTGGATTGTTAAGCGTAGGACAGTATACTTATACTAATAATCCTACGGTTTATTTCGCTTCTGACGCTGTTGGAACGTTCAGAGAACTGGATGGAAACGGGAATATTGTATCAAGATCTTACACCAACATGGGTGAGGCTACTCTTAAAAATTACAGACAAGGAGGAACTCCTCAGGAGGCGTATACTTTAGGTCTTAGATATAGCAGCCCTAAATACTGGTGGGTGGGTGCAACCTGGAACTACTTCGGGCACTCTTTCTTAGATCCGTCTCCGGTAACCAGAACAGCAAGATTCTATACGAATCCTAACACCCCTGGAGTTCCTTATGATAATGTAACTGAGGAAGAATTAGCAAGAGTGCTGACTCCTACTAAGCTGCCTTCAGCATTTTTCTTCAATGTGAATGCAGGGAAATCCTGGATGATCGGTAAGTATTACGTATTGGTGTCTGCTTCTGTAAACAACATTCTTAACAATAGAAATTACATTACAGGAGGATTCGAGCAGACAAGAAACGTTAACTATAAAGACTATGCTAATGACTACGACAGCGGAAACATGGTATTCGCTCCTAAATATTGGTATAATCAGGGTAGATCTTATTTTGTCAACCTTCAGTTCAGATTCTAA
- a CDS encoding DUF6702 family protein — protein MKKLLYISGILTFFVLMSFMYADFFSSMTKVDYIDGSKTLKFTTKMNTSHISDAIKINPNTAGFEAEVKKYVNNNFDVFVNGAPKTITFTGSQVSGETVWVYFETGGVSDISTLKIKNTILLSAFPKQINLVSIGYKGSQKMMNFQRGKEVNEVSF, from the coding sequence ATGAAAAAACTTTTATATATATCAGGAATTTTAACATTTTTTGTGTTAATGAGTTTTATGTATGCAGACTTTTTCTCTTCAATGACCAAAGTGGACTATATTGATGGAAGCAAGACGTTGAAGTTTACCACAAAAATGAATACAAGCCATATCTCTGATGCTATCAAAATCAACCCTAACACGGCAGGCTTTGAAGCAGAAGTTAAAAAATATGTGAACAATAATTTTGATGTATTTGTCAATGGTGCTCCCAAAACAATTACCTTCACAGGAAGCCAGGTCAGCGGAGAAACTGTATGGGTGTATTTTGAAACCGGTGGTGTTTCAGATATCAGCACCTTAAAAATTAAAAATACGATCCTTTTAAGTGCTTTTCCCAAGCAAATCAATCTGGTCAGCATTGGCTATAAAGGCAGCCAGAAAATGATGAACTTCCAAAGAGGAAAAGAAGTAAATGAGGTTTCTTTTTAA
- a CDS encoding DUF4293 family protein, protein MLQRIQSIWTLLAVLAAVFLFITGQDVVISDSIPLLNIACIVLVITGALSIFSFKNRKRQILLNTISIIINALLIGVLAYWLLNLSGGIQFPEKGIEPIFPLIAIICLLIANIYIRKDERLVKSVDRLR, encoded by the coding sequence ATGCTACAGAGAATACAAAGTATATGGACCTTATTAGCAGTTTTAGCTGCTGTTTTCCTTTTTATAACGGGACAGGATGTTGTCATTTCCGACAGTATTCCTCTCCTTAATATTGCTTGCATAGTGCTTGTTATCACTGGCGCATTAAGTATTTTTAGTTTTAAAAACAGAAAAAGACAAATTTTGCTGAATACCATCAGCATCATTATAAACGCTTTGTTGATTGGTGTATTGGCGTACTGGTTACTAAACTTATCCGGAGGAATTCAATTTCCTGAGAAGGGTATTGAGCCGATTTTCCCATTGATCGCGATAATATGTCTGCTTATTGCAAACATATACATCCGTAAAGATGAGAGGCTCGTAAAATCTGTAGACAGACTTCGATAA
- a CDS encoding endonuclease, whose protein sequence is MKRFSSLFAIVFSIMAFSQQQGKLRKVATVGFLNVENLWDTIRSADYIDGTKDIKNPAFHRSIPFDSIKFLDAEKYDGPWSDGALIGKKVVREQGGSEEFTPKSPKNYGSKIYKAKLANEAKVISEMGAQYTKTAPAIVGLIEVENRQVIQDLINEPALKKYDYGIIHYNSYDYRGIDVALIYQKRRFTPTNSLKKELKIFGDNGRREYTRDILVVTGFLDNEKVAFFMNHWPSRRGGEAISLPKRNAAALLLKQQMDSVRAADPTTKLFAMGDFNDDPISPSLKNHLKAQANPKDLSEETPYLNLMYPLYKKGVASLAYQDAPNLFDQIIVSKNLMSDQVTKEYSVYKAEIFAPAYLVNKEGNYKGYPFRSWNGDQFTGGYSDHFPAFVVLQKEP, encoded by the coding sequence ATGAAGAGATTTTCGAGTCTGTTTGCCATCGTTTTTTCGATCATGGCATTCTCACAACAACAAGGAAAACTGAGAAAAGTAGCTACAGTTGGTTTTTTAAATGTAGAAAACCTGTGGGATACTATTCGTTCAGCAGATTATATTGACGGAACTAAAGATATCAAAAATCCAGCTTTCCACAGAAGTATTCCATTTGATTCTATCAAATTTCTGGATGCTGAAAAATACGACGGACCATGGAGCGATGGTGCTTTAATAGGGAAAAAAGTAGTTAGAGAACAAGGTGGTTCTGAAGAGTTTACTCCTAAAAGCCCAAAAAACTACGGATCAAAAATTTACAAAGCAAAATTGGCTAACGAAGCTAAAGTGATTTCTGAGATGGGAGCACAATATACCAAAACTGCTCCTGCAATTGTAGGTTTGATAGAGGTGGAAAACAGACAGGTTATTCAGGACCTGATCAACGAACCTGCTCTAAAGAAATATGATTACGGAATCATTCATTACAACTCTTATGACTACAGAGGAATTGATGTTGCCCTGATCTACCAGAAAAGAAGATTCACCCCTACCAATTCATTAAAGAAAGAACTAAAAATCTTTGGTGACAACGGAAGAAGAGAATATACAAGAGATATCCTTGTTGTAACAGGTTTTTTAGATAATGAGAAAGTTGCTTTTTTCATGAATCACTGGCCTTCAAGAAGAGGTGGTGAAGCAATCTCTTTACCAAAAAGAAATGCTGCGGCACTTTTACTTAAACAGCAGATGGACAGCGTAAGAGCAGCCGATCCAACTACAAAATTATTTGCTATGGGTGACTTCAATGATGATCCTATAAGCCCAAGTTTAAAAAATCATCTGAAAGCTCAGGCAAATCCTAAAGATTTAAGTGAAGAAACTCCTTATCTTAACTTAATGTATCCTTTATACAAAAAAGGAGTAGCTTCTTTAGCATACCAGGATGCTCCTAACTTGTTTGACCAGATCATTGTTTCTAAAAACTTAATGTCTGATCAGGTAACAAAAGAGTATTCAGTTTATAAGGCAGAAATTTTTGCTCCTGCTTATTTAGTCAATAAAGAAGGAAATTACAAAGGATACCCTTTCAGATCCTGGAACGGAGATCAGTTTACAGGCGGATACAGTGACCACTTCCCGGCATTTGTAGTTCTGCAGAAAGAACCATAA
- a CDS encoding DUF6146 family protein, with amino-acid sequence MKNIFLIVLFALIPLSYFSQDTSQKKDQEQNEMKPSKNEDGEWDLTVIDTQFDYFLSAVAKPISQYSESYLKTKNAFLVNEWNSYYHSGRYRNIIESGIDYDPRENYGIKFEYKLYQVFAYVNWKYGLKMAGLSGSDSVR; translated from the coding sequence ATGAAAAATATTTTTTTAATCGTATTGTTTGCACTGATCCCCTTAAGTTATTTTTCTCAGGATACTTCCCAGAAAAAAGATCAGGAACAGAACGAAATGAAACCTTCTAAAAACGAAGACGGGGAATGGGATCTTACAGTAATAGATACTCAGTTTGATTATTTCCTGAGCGCAGTTGCAAAACCCATCAGTCAATATTCTGAGTCTTATCTGAAGACAAAAAATGCATTTCTGGTGAACGAATGGAACAGCTATTACCATTCAGGAAGATATAGAAATATTATAGAATCAGGAATTGATTATGACCCCAGGGAAAATTACGGGATCAAATTTGAATACAAACTTTATCAGGTCTTCGCTTATGTAAACTGGAAATATGGTTTGAAAATGGCCGGACTTTCAGGAAGTGACAGCGTAAGATAG
- a CDS encoding M28 family peptidase produces MKKLTYLTLSLFSIVSSAQEVSQERVKTILSTLASDEMKGREIGTQENENAANYIAKLFKENKLEYCTGNSYLIPFDYNGKTVYNVCGVKKGKTDKYLGFSGHFDHIGTSNKTGDNIYNGADDDASGITTLVGIADYFKNKKPEFSMVFMAFNGEEKGMLGSKAISTDTNLDPIYNKMTALFNFEMVATESQWGKNALYMTGDGFSDLDELFNTYAVNGLKINADPYAKQQLFYRSDNVSFVKKKIIAHSFSTVDMTKATHYHHENDDINIVDFNNMTQIINNFGQTLDKLNPKNFTPKYNDQVKF; encoded by the coding sequence ATGAAAAAGCTCACTTACCTTACTTTATCTCTCTTCTCTATAGTATCCTCTGCACAGGAGGTTTCACAGGAAAGGGTAAAAACCATTCTTTCAACTCTGGCATCAGACGAAATGAAAGGCCGTGAAATAGGAACTCAGGAAAATGAAAACGCAGCTAACTATATTGCCAAGCTTTTTAAAGAAAACAAACTGGAATACTGTACGGGAAATTCTTACCTGATTCCCTTTGACTATAATGGAAAAACAGTTTACAATGTCTGTGGCGTAAAAAAAGGAAAAACGGACAAATATCTTGGCTTTTCCGGGCATTTTGATCATATCGGAACCAGCAATAAAACGGGTGATAATATTTATAACGGAGCAGATGACGATGCCAGCGGAATTACAACTTTAGTAGGAATTGCTGATTATTTTAAGAATAAAAAACCTGAATTCTCAATGGTTTTCATGGCATTCAATGGAGAAGAAAAAGGAATGCTGGGATCAAAAGCGATTTCAACAGATACCAATCTGGATCCTATCTATAACAAAATGACTGCTCTTTTCAATTTTGAAATGGTAGCTACAGAATCTCAATGGGGAAAAAACGCTTTGTATATGACAGGAGACGGATTTTCAGATTTGGATGAACTCTTTAACACGTATGCTGTAAACGGATTAAAAATAAACGCTGATCCCTATGCAAAGCAGCAGCTATTTTACCGTTCAGACAATGTAAGTTTTGTAAAAAAGAAAATTATTGCTCATTCATTTTCAACAGTTGACATGACAAAGGCTACTCATTATCACCATGAAAATGATGACATCAACATTGTGGACTTCAATAATATGACTCAGATCATCAATAATTTCGGGCAAACTTTGGATAAACTGAATCCCAAAAATTTCACTCCTAAATATAATGATCAGGTAAAATTTTAA
- a CDS encoding inclusion body family protein, whose translation MYQTKKLNIIDNSQLKASSQEIDILIVIDTDYIRSHYTSPSTDPNNPTGIDHNSQHMIASNANALSGQGSADLDFSARAGDVVSFRGTSIYQNSDDAVIIYNIKYWSGEQVFNNFVYNSVERKEAVVPDVKSLNGLPATKADITFASIDSKVRTTGKENFYVQFALYILDPKDSNKQILYGYFYWDPTITVN comes from the coding sequence ATATACCAAACTAAAAAACTAAATATCATAGACAACTCACAACTTAAAGCATCCAGCCAGGAAATAGATATCCTGATCGTAATTGACACAGATTATATAAGATCACATTATACTTCTCCAAGTACAGATCCCAATAATCCAACAGGAATTGATCACAATAGCCAGCATATGATTGCTTCAAATGCCAACGCTCTTTCTGGGCAGGGTTCTGCCGACCTAGACTTCAGTGCAAGAGCAGGAGATGTAGTTTCTTTCAGAGGAACTTCAATTTATCAGAATTCTGATGATGCTGTCATTATTTACAATATTAAATATTGGTCCGGAGAACAGGTTTTTAATAATTTTGTATATAATTCTGTGGAAAGAAAGGAGGCTGTTGTACCAGATGTGAAATCTCTAAACGGACTTCCTGCCACTAAAGCTGATATTACTTTCGCCAGTATTGATTCCAAAGTGAGAACTACAGGAAAAGAGAACTTCTATGTACAGTTTGCACTTTATATTTTAGATCCAAAAGATAGTAATAAGCAGATTTTATACGGCTACTTTTACTGGGATCCAACAATTACAGTTAATTAA
- a CDS encoding superoxide dismutase, translating to MSFELPKLGYAYDALEPTIDAKTMEIHYTKHHQAYIDNLNKAIEGTELAGKTIEEICQTGTDKPAVRNNGGGHFNHSLFWDILTPGGSKEPVGNVKAAIENYGGLEKFKTDFSEAAKTRFGSGWAWLVKNADGSVSVSSTPNQDNPLMPVADVKGTPVLGLDVWEHAYYLNYQNRRPDYVSAFFDVVNWDKVEELFNK from the coding sequence ATGTCATTTGAATTACCAAAACTAGGATATGCATATGATGCATTAGAGCCTACTATCGATGCTAAAACTATGGAAATCCATTATACAAAGCATCACCAAGCGTATATTGACAATTTAAATAAAGCAATCGAAGGAACTGAGCTTGCTGGGAAAACGATCGAAGAGATCTGCCAGACAGGAACAGATAAGCCAGCAGTGAGAAATAACGGAGGAGGTCACTTCAATCACTCTTTATTCTGGGATATTTTAACTCCAGGAGGTAGCAAAGAACCTGTAGGAAATGTAAAAGCTGCTATCGAAAATTATGGTGGTCTTGAAAAATTCAAAACTGATTTTTCTGAGGCTGCTAAAACAAGATTCGGTTCAGGATGGGCTTGGTTGGTAAAAAATGCGGACGGTTCTGTATCTGTTTCTTCTACTCCAAACCAGGATAACCCATTAATGCCTGTTGCAGACGTTAAAGGTACTCCGGTTTTAGGATTAGACGTTTGGGAGCACGCTTACTATTTAAATTACCAAAACAGAAGACCTGACTATGTTTCTGCATTCTTCGATGTAGTAAACTGGGATAAAGTAGAGGAATTATTCAACAAATAA
- the rho gene encoding transcription termination factor Rho — protein sequence MFNIETLRSKSVTELTKILKDLGVKVARTSNENDKIFAILDFQASNPKVAKDYFNATETTSITTEEAPAEKPAKAPARKAAPKKTAAKPKPNTKAPEEPIEEEKAEEKIPVSEEIKPEEQKAEAVVVAEETSAAAQAKKKRKRVPTNTANTEVAQERTEAPKNTEPQESAQTEEKPNNPPQQPQAQQQANRPQKGNNHPQNSGNQHKNQHPHQNQHQNQNQNQNQNRHSEKVEEHQDHKREFNFDGMVSIEGVLEILPDNYGFLRSSDFSYISSPDDVYVSTAQIRNYGLKTGDTVKGIVRLPKEGEKYFSLLKPTEVNGRDLAFIKDRVAFEYLTPLFPEEKFNLTGNGSTISTRIVDLFAPIGKGQRAMIVAQPKTGKTMLLKDIANSIAANHPEVYMMVLLIDERPEEVTDMERSVNAEVIASTFDEAAEKHVKVANLVLAKAQRMVECGHDVVILLDSITRLARAYNTVTPASGKVLSGGVDANALHKPKRFFGAARKIEGGGSLTIIATALIDTGSKMDEVIFEEFKGTGNMELQLDRKIANRRIYPAIDLISSSTRRDDLLLDEVTSQRMWIFRKYLSEMNPVEAMEFVNKNIKGTLNNEEFLMSMNK from the coding sequence ATGTTTAACATAGAAACGTTAAGGTCAAAATCCGTAACGGAACTGACTAAAATCTTAAAAGATTTGGGCGTTAAAGTTGCAAGAACCAGCAATGAAAATGACAAAATCTTTGCTATTCTTGACTTTCAGGCTTCTAACCCTAAAGTTGCAAAAGATTATTTCAACGCCACAGAAACCACCAGTATAACCACTGAAGAGGCCCCAGCAGAAAAACCTGCTAAAGCCCCGGCAAGAAAAGCTGCCCCCAAGAAAACAGCAGCCAAGCCAAAACCAAATACAAAAGCTCCAGAAGAACCTATAGAAGAGGAAAAAGCAGAAGAGAAGATACCGGTTTCTGAAGAAATTAAACCCGAGGAGCAAAAAGCCGAAGCAGTGGTAGTGGCAGAAGAAACATCAGCTGCAGCTCAGGCAAAAAAGAAAAGAAAAAGAGTTCCTACCAACACAGCTAATACAGAAGTAGCCCAGGAAAGAACAGAAGCTCCAAAAAACACAGAACCCCAAGAGTCTGCTCAGACCGAAGAAAAGCCTAATAATCCCCCTCAGCAACCACAAGCGCAACAACAGGCTAACAGGCCTCAAAAAGGGAACAACCATCCACAGAACAGTGGAAACCAACATAAAAATCAGCATCCGCATCAAAACCAGCACCAAAACCAAAATCAGAACCAGAATCAAAACAGGCATTCTGAAAAGGTAGAGGAGCACCAGGACCATAAAAGAGAATTCAATTTCGACGGAATGGTTAGCATTGAAGGTGTTTTGGAAATCTTACCGGACAACTACGGATTTTTACGTTCTTCAGATTTTAGCTATATTTCTTCTCCTGATGACGTGTATGTGTCTACAGCGCAGATCAGAAATTATGGTCTGAAAACCGGAGATACAGTTAAAGGAATTGTGAGACTTCCAAAAGAAGGTGAGAAATATTTTTCATTATTAAAACCTACAGAAGTGAACGGACGTGACCTTGCATTCATCAAGGACCGTGTTGCTTTTGAGTATCTTACCCCCCTTTTTCCTGAAGAAAAATTTAATTTGACAGGAAACGGATCTACGATCTCTACAAGAATTGTGGATTTATTTGCACCTATTGGTAAAGGACAAAGAGCAATGATTGTTGCCCAGCCTAAAACAGGTAAAACAATGTTGCTTAAAGACATCGCTAATTCTATTGCGGCCAACCACCCGGAAGTATATATGATGGTTCTTTTGATTGATGAACGTCCGGAAGAGGTTACTGATATGGAAAGAAGTGTGAATGCAGAGGTTATTGCCTCTACATTTGATGAAGCAGCAGAAAAACACGTTAAAGTTGCCAACCTTGTTCTTGCAAAAGCACAGAGAATGGTAGAATGTGGTCATGATGTCGTTATTTTATTAGACTCTATTACGAGATTGGCAAGAGCGTACAATACAGTGACTCCTGCATCAGGTAAAGTTCTTTCCGGTGGAGTAGATGCCAATGCACTTCACAAGCCGAAAAGATTCTTCGGGGCAGCAAGAAAGATCGAAGGTGGAGGATCTTTAACGATCATTGCAACTGCATTGATTGATACCGGATCTAAAATGGATGAAGTAATCTTTGAAGAATTCAAAGGTACAGGTAACATGGAACTTCAGCTAGACAGAAAAATTGCTAACAGAAGAATTTATCCTGCTATTGACCTGATTTCTTCCAGCACACGTAGAGATGATCTCCTTCTGGATGAAGTTACTTCTCAGAGAATGTGGATTTTTAGAAAATACCTTTCTGAAATGAATCCTGTTGAAGCTATGGAATTTGTAAATAAGAATATCAAAGGAACTCTTAATAATGAAGAATTCCTGATGTCTATGAATAAATAA